A genome region from Coffea arabica cultivar ET-39 chromosome 7e, Coffea Arabica ET-39 HiFi, whole genome shotgun sequence includes the following:
- the LOC113700882 gene encoding protein FAR1-RELATED SEQUENCE 5-like gives MATAASLVMPQKFHGLCTFHIRCNFMKYLGNHYKKNSDLPYMFGACMYEIEEVEQFNRVWEAMVKKHNLENNEWLFRLYRIRNKWAMCMMKEKWTAGMRSTQLSESLNAAIKNHLKLDHDLVQSFRHFNRVVDDKRHNELIAKYEMRQNLPMVGLRQTPMLVHVAETYSPTIFVAFQNEYVESTAMVILRQQDAGMFVEFAVMKYDGGLERIVVFNRNDLNVRYSCKKYENERILCGHALKVFDTMDIKTILPEYIKKRWTKRARAGNCFDRREREIVADPKVIISTCFRELAPSMIKVATRTSMLENTSKVVITVIFDLAKRVEFLLSESEEQPSQNHKNLNVEE, from the coding sequence ATGGCAACTGCTGCTTCACTTGTCATGCCCCAAAAGTTTCACGGTCTATGTACATTTCACATAAGGTGTAATTTTATGAAATATCTTGGcaatcactacaagaaaaataGTGACCTTCCATACATGTTTGGTGCCTGCATGTATGAGATTGAAGAAGTGGAACAATTCAACAGGGTGTGGGAGGCGATGGTGAAGAAACATAatcttgaaaataatgaatggCTTTTCAGGCTGTATCGAATTCGTAATAAATGGGCAATGTGCatgatgaaagaaaaatggactGCGGGAATGCGAAGCACCCAACTTAGCGAAAGCCTAAATGCAGCaataaaaaatcatttaaaactgGATCATGACCTTGTGCAGTCCTTTAGACATTTCAATAGGGTGGTTGATGATAAGAGACATAATGAACTCATCGCAAAATATGAAATGAGGCAAAATCTCCCTATGGTAGGGTTGAGGCAAACACCTATGCTTGTGCATGTAGCAGAAACGTATTCACCAACCATATTTGTTGCATTTCAAAATGAATATGTCGAGTCAACAGCTATGGTTATATTGAGACAACAAGATGCGGGGATGTTTGTGGAATTTGCGGTGATGAAGTATGATGGAGGACTTGAAAGAATAGTGGTATTCAATCGGAATGATCTAAATGTACGCTATAGTTGCAAAAAATACGAGAATGAAAGAATTTTGTGTGGGCACgctttgaaagtgtttgataCCATGGACATAAAGACAATTCTTCCTGAATACATTAAGAAGCGATGGACAAAAAGAGCTCGGGCTGGGAACTGTTTTGATCGGCGAGAACGAGAAATTGTGGCTGATCCAAAAGTAATCATTTCAACTTGTTTTCGGGAGCTCGCTCCATCCATGATTAAGGTCGCAACTCGAACATCAATGTTGGAGAACACCAGCAAAGTAGTAATCACCGTCATATTTGATTTGGCAAAGAGAGTTGAGTTCCTCCTCTCAGAAAGTGAAGAGCAACCTTcgcaaaatcataaaaatctgAATGTGGAGGAAtga